Proteins encoded in a region of the Nicotiana tomentosiformis chromosome 9, ASM39032v3, whole genome shotgun sequence genome:
- the LOC104092344 gene encoding probable aquaporin NIP7-1 gives MIMKLPSSENRLSLEFPADASTSEQSTYDQETTSNFWNSPLGLINPTLIRMVLAEALGTFMLMFCICGIMASMEIMGVRAGLMEYAATAALTVVVVVFSIGPISGAHINPAVTLAFAAVGHFPWSKVPFYVVAQVGGSILATYTGKLVYGLKAEFVITRPLHGCTSAFFVELLATFIVLFLTASLTNDPQSTGPLSGFVVGVAIGLAVLISGPISGGSMNPARSLGPAIVSLKFGGLWIYVVAPILGAVAGVVLYRLLRLQGWSCKPNSTPTTTHQHNPL, from the exons ATGATCATGAAATTGCCTTCATCTGAAAATCGTTTATCCCTTGAATTTCCAGCCGATGCATCAACAAGCGAACAATCTACTTATGATCAAGAGACTACATCAAACTTTTGGAACTCACCACTTGGACTAATTAATCCGACCCTCATTCGTATG GTTTTGGCAGAAGCATTGGGGACTTTTATGCTGATGTTTTGTATATGTGGGATAATGGCAAGCATGGAAATAATGGGTGTGAGGGCGGGGCTTATGGAATATGCAGCCACAGCAGCACTAACAGTAGTCGTTGTAGTCTTCTCTATAGGCCCCATTTCTGGGGCTCACATTAATCCTGCTGTCACATTAGCATTTGCAGCTGTTGGTCATTTCCCATGGTCCAAG GTTCCATTTTATGTAGTGGCACAAGTGGGAGGTTCTATATTGGCTACATATACAGGGAAATTGGTGTATGGATTAAAAGCAGAATTTGTGATAACAAGACCTCTCCATGGTTGCACTTCAGCATTttttgtggagcttttggctactTTCATTGTTCTCTTCCTAACTGCATCATTGACAAATGATCCTCAATCA ACAGGGCCATTGTCCGGATTTGTTGTTGGAGTGGCCATTGGACTGGCTGTACTAATTTCTGG GCCAATTTCAGGAGGATCAATGAACCCAGCCAGATCTTTAGGACCAGCAATTGTATCATTGAAGTTTGGTGGATTGTGGATATATGTTGTAGCCCCAATATTAGGAGCTGTTGCAGGAGTTGTCTTGTATCGACTTTTACGCCTTCAAGGCTGGTCTTGCAAACCTAATTCCACTCCAACAACAACTCATCAACATAATCCCCTTTAG